Proteins encoded together in one Vigna angularis cultivar LongXiaoDou No.4 chromosome 5, ASM1680809v1, whole genome shotgun sequence window:
- the LOC108339820 gene encoding uncharacterized protein LOC108339820 translates to MSLTGTVNDATATDSPCGFHETYCGTSYNNRSTHICINCDFSYDDSFLSLESEESEWISDSKSNNGFSSENPSTPLSSNGIIQCVRSEDNISVEHLLEIEDMQEFSADGPLFWPYEGKFSWSFEESGSPFCISPREGLVFGGRSMTPRIKESRNKVHESVCRLTCAQKMNDEKVALKGTKDDNKVLCLDRNLANEDHESNYDLLLVREDFCLDEEEPEISIETLVGLKEFDGREGLDSEFNGDVFMLEESLNNSCTGL, encoded by the coding sequence ATGAGTTTGACTGGAACTGTGAATGATGCAACTGCTACAGATTCTCCTTGTGGCTTCCATGAGACTTATTGTGGAACTTCATATAACAACAGGTCCACTCATATTTGCATCAACTGTGACTTCAGCTATGATgattcttttctctctcttgaaaGTGAAGAGTCCGAGTGGATCTCAGATTCAAAGTCTAATAATGGATTCTCATCTGAGAACCCTTCAACTCCACTAAGCTCCAATGGAATAATACAGTGTGTCAGATCAGAAGATAACATTTCAGTGGAGCATCTCTTAGAAATTGAAGACATGCAAGAGTTTAGTGCTGATGGACCACTTTTTTGGCCATATGAAGGGAAATTCAGCTGGAGTTTTGAGGAATCTGGGAGCCCGTTTTGTATCTCACCAAGGGAAGGGCTTGTGTTTGGTGGTAGATCAATGACACCAAGGATAAAAGAAAGCAGAAACAAAGTCCATGAAAGTGTATGCAGGTTGACATGTGCACAAAAGATGAATGATGAGAAAGTTGCATTGAAAGGCACAAAAGATGACAACAAAGTGTTATGTCTTGACAGGAATCTTGCTAATGAGGATCATGAGTCAAATTATGACCTTCTATTGGTTAGAGAAGATTTTTGTTTGGATGAAGAAGAGCCTGAGATTTCAATTGAGACACTGGTGGGGCTGAAGGAGTTTGATGGACGTGAAGGGCTTGATTCAGAGTTTAATGGTGATGTGTTCATGCTAGAGGAATCTCTTAATAACTCATGCACGGGATTGTAA
- the LOC108339761 gene encoding calcium-dependent protein kinase 24: MGSCISTQGVRTRKRVKHTSKPSSPRPHGHGHLPEQTTRRSSVVAPRSSVTARPLNVVANPSPGNIFDKYQFGKELGRGEFGVTHRVVDLVSGEAFACKKIAKTKLRTEIDVEDVKREVQIMRHLPRHPNIVAFKEAYEDRDAVYLVMELCEGGELFDRIVAKGHYTERAAANVAKTILEVCKVCHEHGVIHRDLKPENFLFADASENAALKSIDFGLSTFYVPGERFSEIVGSPYYMAPEVLRRNYGQEIDVWSTGVILYILLCGVPPFWAESEEGIAQAIIKGKVDFTRDPWPKVSDEAKHLVKRMLDPSPFTRITVQEVLDHSWIQNREHGRTISLGDQVRMRIKQFSLMNRFKRKVLRVVADNLSDEQIEAFKKMFDMMDKDKNGNLSFEELKDGLSMIGHAIPDPDVQMLLEAADADGNGTLSYDEFITMSVHLKKIEGDEHLTQAFRYFDKNQTGYVEFEELKDALSDDESEVMNDQVIKDIINDVDLDKDGRISFAEFKAMMKTGGDWKMASRQYSRALLNALSFKMFKDTSTRV; this comes from the exons ATGGGAAGCTGCATTTCAACGCAAGGCGTGAGGACACGCAAGAGGGTCAAGCACACGAGCAAACCCTCGTCGCCCCGACCCCACGGACACGGGCACCTGCCAGAACAGACGACGCGGAGGTCGAGCGTGGTGGCGCCTAGGTCGAGCGTGACGGCGCGTCCGCTGAATGTGGTTGCGAACCCGAGTCCGGGGAACATATTCGATAAGTACCAGTTCGGGAAGGAGCTGGGTCGTGGTGAGTTCGGCGTGACTCACCGCGTGGTGGATTTGGTGAGCGGCGAAGCGTTTGCGTGCAAGAAGATAGCGAAGACGAAGCTGAGAACGGAGATTGACGTGGAAGATGTGAAAAGAGAGGTACAGATCATGAGGCACTTGCCTCGGCACCCCAACATCGTGGCCTTCAAGGAGGCTTATGAGGACAGAGACGCCGTTTACCTCGTCATGGAACTCTGTGAAGGTGGCGAACTCTTTGATAGGATTGTTGCTAAGGGCCATTACACAGAGCGTGCTGCTGCTAATGTTGCCAAAACCATACTTGAAGTTTGCAAG GTGTGTCATGAGCACGGAGTAATACACAGAGACTTGAAACCTGAAAATTTCTTATTTGCAGATGCAAGCGAGAATGCTGCACTGAAATCAATTGATTTTGGCCTTTCTACCTTCTATGTGCCTG GTGAACGATTCAGTGAAATTGTTGGAAGCCCTTATTACATGGCTCCAGAGGTTTTAAGACGAAACTATGGACAAGAAATTGATGTCTGGAGCACAGGTgtaattctttatattttactttgtgGAGTTCCACCCTTTTGGGCAG AAAGCGAGGAAGGGATTGCACAGGCGATCATTAAGGGTAAAGTAGATTTCACAAGAGATCCTTGGCCTAAAGTTTCTGATGAAGCAAAACATCTAGTTAAGCGCATGCTTGATCCAAGTCCATTCACACGGATAACAGTTCAAGAAGTTCTTG ATCATTCCTGGATACAAAATAGGGAGCATGGTCGAACTATTTCTCTTGGAGACCAAGTGAGAATGAGGATCAAGCAATTCTCCTTGATGAACAGATTCAAAAGAAAGGTTCTTAGA GTGGTGGCGGATAACCTGTCAGATGAACAAATTGAAGCGtttaagaaaatgtttgatATGATGGATAAGGACAAAAACGGAAACTTGTCATTTGAAGAGCTCAAAGATGGTCTTTCAATGATTGGACACGCCATTCCTGATCCTGATGTCCAAATGTTACTGGAAGCT GCGGATGCTGATGGAAACGGCACCCTTAGCTATGATGAGTTCATCACAATGAGTGTTCACCTCAAAAAGATCGAAGGTGATGAACATCTCACTCAAGCATTCCGTTACTTTGACAAGAATCAGACCGGATATGTTGAGTTCGAAGAGTTGAAGGATGCCTTATCAGATGATGAGTCGGAAGTGATGAACGACCAAGTGATCAAAGACATTATAAATGATGTTGACTTGGATAAG GATGGTCGAATCAGTTTTGCGGAGTTTAAGGCAATGATGAAGACAGGAGGAGATTGGAAAATGGCCTCTCGTCAGTATTCAAGAGCATTGCTGAATGCATTAAGCTTCAAGATGTTTAAAGACACTTCTACCAGAGTGTAA